A stretch of Kaistella flava (ex Peng et al. 2021) DNA encodes these proteins:
- a CDS encoding glycosyltransferase family 4 protein has product MKDHYDLLILNNCPAFYKINLYNEIAKHRKIFVVFIGYYDQVVIDKDFQENIKFPYKMLNEKQLNQRNILESFFALRKIVKAFSFEKIIYGGYVDPEFILNSFLTPQKKNILQCESAGETKLSGPRFYIKKIVLSRYSQALASGKMHEIVLRKMGFREKVIVTKGVGLADKPVRETFVERHNEFKFLYVGRIIELKNLRNLIAVFNENGLPLTIAGNGTLETELKAISKNNITWLGFVDNKDLDAIYKKHHVFILPSFSEPWGLVVEEALYRNCALVLSDRIGSLNELLLDPETGVSFDPENRQDLQQAIDQVVKNFSVYSKNAADFNFVEKDEHQISAYSTEIFKK; this is encoded by the coding sequence ATGAAAGATCATTATGACCTGCTGATTCTAAATAACTGTCCAGCTTTTTACAAAATTAACTTATACAATGAAATTGCGAAGCACCGTAAAATTTTTGTAGTATTTATTGGTTACTATGATCAGGTAGTCATCGATAAAGATTTTCAGGAAAATATTAAGTTTCCCTATAAAATGCTTAATGAGAAGCAGTTAAATCAGAGAAATATTTTAGAATCTTTCTTTGCTTTAAGGAAAATCGTTAAAGCATTTAGTTTTGAAAAAATTATATATGGTGGATATGTTGATCCTGAGTTTATTTTAAACTCATTTCTTACCCCCCAAAAAAAAAATATTCTACAATGTGAATCAGCCGGTGAAACCAAACTTTCTGGGCCTCGTTTTTATATCAAAAAAATAGTGTTGTCGAGATATTCCCAAGCTTTAGCCTCGGGAAAAATGCACGAAATTGTGCTTCGAAAGATGGGCTTTCGTGAAAAGGTAATTGTAACCAAGGGAGTAGGTTTGGCAGATAAGCCCGTCCGGGAAACTTTCGTTGAGCGGCATAATGAATTTAAATTTTTATACGTCGGTCGGATTATAGAACTGAAGAACCTACGAAATTTAATTGCAGTTTTTAATGAAAACGGACTACCGCTCACTATAGCAGGAAATGGAACTTTAGAAACGGAGCTTAAAGCCATTTCAAAAAACAATATAACTTGGCTGGGATTTGTAGATAACAAAGATTTAGATGCTATATATAAAAAACATCATGTATTTATACTTCCTTCATTTTCAGAGCCTTGGGGATTAGTAGTGGAAGAGGCATTATACAGGAATTGTGCTTTGGTGCTCAGCGATAGAATTGGTTCTCTGAATGAATTGCTTCTGGATCCTGAAACAGGAGTGTCTTTTGATCCTGAAAACCGACAGGATTTGCAGCAAGCAATTGATCAGGTTGTAAAAAACTTCTCGGTTTACAGTAAAAATGCTGCAGATTTTAACTTTGTAGAAAAAGATGAACACCAAATTTCAGCGTATTCTACAGAAATATTTAAAAAATAG
- a CDS encoding glycosyltransferase family 2 protein codes for MIKISIITVSYNSAKTIEETLKSVQNQTYKNIEYIVIDGASKDNTTGIIQKYEEVISYWVSESDKGLYDAINKGIHKATGDFVGIINSDDVFYENDTIEKIAKYLTENPHLAAVTGDIVQHKNNRIIRKYSSEDWTPEKLKIGFMPPHPSIFIKTKLFQQFGYYREDYKIGADYELIIRYFLKNKISYKYSGIITTSMAVGGASSSGLKSYKIITKEIKKAFQQNDIKYNPIKVRFRFLWKILGYINKK; via the coding sequence ATGATAAAAATATCTATAATTACTGTTTCTTACAATAGTGCAAAAACTATTGAAGAGACTTTGAAATCAGTTCAAAACCAAACCTATAAAAACATTGAATATATTGTCATCGATGGTGCTTCTAAAGATAATACAACGGGTATCATTCAGAAATATGAGGAGGTAATTTCGTATTGGGTCTCAGAATCTGATAAAGGCTTGTACGATGCAATTAATAAAGGAATACACAAAGCAACAGGTGATTTTGTCGGAATCATTAATTCCGATGACGTATTTTATGAAAACGATACCATCGAAAAGATTGCGAAGTATCTCACCGAAAATCCTCATTTAGCTGCAGTAACTGGGGACATTGTTCAGCATAAAAATAATCGGATAATAAGGAAATATTCTTCTGAAGATTGGACTCCCGAAAAATTAAAGATTGGGTTTATGCCGCCACATCCATCTATTTTTATCAAAACAAAGCTTTTCCAGCAATTCGGATATTATCGGGAAGATTATAAAATTGGAGCTGATTATGAATTGATTATCAGATATTTCCTGAAAAATAAAATTTCTTACAAATATTCCGGTATTATAACAACTTCTATGGCAGTTGGTGGAGCTAGCAGTTCTGGTCTGAAAAGCTATAAAATTATTACCAAAGAAATTAAAAAGGCCTTTCAGCAAAATGATATTAAATATAATCCTATAAAAGTCCGATTTAGATTTTTATGGAAAATTTTAGGGTATATTAATAAAAAATAA
- a CDS encoding EpsG family protein: MFVVVVIILLFLLVFSSLLANFKLGRVIIFIVTLLLLYAVFLFIKYTPDKEYYTWWINFPEFSIDKEPTFQLVAAYIRAHKYGYQFLHVSFLSVYSFLFLLLISRFTKNVYVITLLYIPLIFIFYGTQLRYFLGYFAAILGFYYLFVSKRNILAILFFVFAVLSHYSLILFVPFFFLYKIKTKFFVRISYLSLAVFVGYTVLTTIIFNLFSGLRFLFYLKGDLVSSYAGGIFAFGTLLPIYILVHQYYNYRLKINPKLASDDRFNFLYKMSIIPMIYIGIAITVQVIGHRFIMTGMLFPILLFFYKFNEVKDLKKKLQFYSLFFILYILVFIHFNFSVGLVLGEWEMVQEMNKMLKSNEMIKYLIY, translated from the coding sequence ATGTTTGTTGTAGTTGTTATTATATTATTGTTTCTACTTGTATTTAGTAGTCTTTTGGCCAATTTTAAATTAGGTAGAGTTATCATTTTTATTGTAACTTTATTATTGTTATACGCTGTTTTTCTCTTTATAAAGTATACCCCGGATAAAGAGTATTATACTTGGTGGATTAATTTTCCAGAGTTTTCCATAGATAAAGAACCTACATTTCAATTAGTTGCCGCCTATATTAGAGCTCATAAATATGGTTATCAGTTTCTTCATGTATCTTTTTTATCTGTTTATAGCTTTTTATTTCTCTTATTAATAAGCCGTTTTACAAAAAACGTTTACGTTATCACCTTGCTGTATATCCCTCTTATTTTTATATTTTATGGTACCCAGTTAAGATATTTCTTGGGATATTTTGCAGCGATTTTAGGGTTTTACTATCTCTTTGTTTCCAAAAGAAATATATTGGCTATACTATTTTTTGTGTTTGCTGTATTGAGTCATTATTCCCTCATATTATTTGTGCCTTTTTTCTTTCTTTATAAAATTAAAACGAAATTTTTTGTTAGAATTAGCTATTTATCTTTGGCTGTTTTTGTTGGCTACACTGTTTTAACTACAATCATTTTCAATCTTTTTTCAGGACTTAGATTTTTATTTTATCTCAAGGGAGACTTGGTAAGTTCTTATGCAGGTGGTATTTTCGCATTTGGTACATTGCTTCCTATTTATATTTTAGTTCATCAATATTATAATTATCGATTAAAGATAAATCCTAAATTAGCATCTGATGATCGATTTAATTTTTTATATAAGATGTCTATTATACCCATGATTTACATAGGTATAGCTATTACTGTGCAGGTTATCGGTCATCGATTTATTATGACAGGAATGCTGTTTCCTATTTTATTGTTTTTTTACAAATTTAATGAAGTAAAAGATTTGAAGAAAAAATTACAATTTTATTCACTATTTTTTATTTTGTACATATTAGTATTTATTCATTTCAATTTTTCCGTTGGATTAGTTTTGGGAGAGTGGGAGATGGTTCAGGAAATGAACAAGATGCTTAAGTCTAATGAAATGATCAAATATTTAATTTATTAG
- a CDS encoding NAD-dependent epimerase/dehydratase family protein, which produces MKIILTGATGFVGQNLSTFLQNNDLEVKSLSLREEWVYPQNLNVIIHLAGKAHDTSNFSDDESYFKINRDLTIQLFDQFLTSETKDFFYFSSVKAAADTVDGILDENFEANPQTPYGKSKLEAENYLLHQKLPSGKRLFIIRPCMIHGPGNKGNLNLLYKVVEKGIPWPLASFENKRSFLSIDNLNFLILKMLQNEEVSSGIYNLADDQDVSTNELVKIIAHISGKKAKLWNINTSLIIAIAKFGDLLKLPLNSERLKKLTESYVVSNAKIKSALELDKLPVSAKEGLGKTIKSFQN; this is translated from the coding sequence ATGAAAATCATCCTCACTGGTGCCACAGGTTTTGTAGGCCAAAATTTATCTACATTTTTACAAAACAATGATTTAGAAGTTAAGTCGTTGTCATTGCGTGAAGAGTGGGTTTATCCCCAAAATTTAAACGTAATCATCCACCTCGCAGGAAAAGCGCATGATACCAGCAACTTTTCAGATGATGAATCTTATTTTAAGATCAACAGAGATCTTACCATACAGCTTTTTGACCAATTCCTGACCTCTGAAACCAAAGATTTTTTCTACTTCAGTTCTGTAAAAGCTGCCGCTGATACCGTAGATGGTATTCTTGATGAAAATTTCGAAGCGAATCCCCAGACACCTTATGGGAAATCAAAATTGGAAGCAGAAAACTATTTATTACATCAAAAATTACCTTCTGGAAAAAGACTTTTTATTATCCGACCTTGTATGATTCACGGTCCTGGAAATAAGGGAAACTTGAATTTATTATACAAAGTAGTAGAAAAAGGAATTCCATGGCCTTTGGCATCTTTTGAAAATAAACGGTCTTTTTTGAGTATTGATAATCTTAATTTTTTAATTTTAAAAATGCTTCAGAATGAAGAGGTTTCCTCAGGAATCTATAATTTGGCAGATGACCAAGACGTATCAACGAATGAGTTGGTGAAAATTATCGCCCATATTTCCGGAAAAAAGGCGAAATTATGGAATATTAATACTTCTTTAATAATTGCTATTGCCAAATTCGGAGATTTGCTTAAATTACCACTCAATTCTGAAAGATTAAAAAAACTTACAGAAAGTTATGTAGTTTCTAATGCTAAAATAAAATCAGCTTTAGAGCTCGACAAACTTCCAGTTTCTGCTAAAGAAGGTCTGGGAAAAACCATCAAAAGTTTTCAAAATTAA
- the rfbC gene encoding dTDP-4-dehydrorhamnose 3,5-epimerase, protein MKIKETPLKDCYIIEPTIFEDDRGYFYEKFNEQKFEELTGMNGHFVQDNISKSSYGVLRGLHLQKGEHSQAKLVSCLEGKVFDVAVDLRKDSATFGKWYGIELSAENKLQFYVPRGFGHGFSVLSETAVFAYKCDNFYNKESEGGVLWNDGDLQIDWKLPMVDILLSEKDKIQPTFAEGNF, encoded by the coding sequence ATGAAAATTAAAGAAACTCCGCTCAAAGACTGCTATATCATTGAACCTACTATTTTTGAAGACGATCGAGGCTATTTTTACGAAAAATTCAATGAACAAAAATTTGAAGAACTTACCGGAATGAACGGTCATTTCGTTCAGGACAATATTTCTAAATCTTCTTACGGCGTTTTAAGAGGACTTCATTTACAGAAGGGTGAACATTCACAAGCTAAATTAGTTTCTTGCCTGGAAGGAAAGGTTTTTGACGTGGCGGTTGATTTACGAAAAGACTCGGCAACTTTTGGAAAATGGTATGGTATTGAACTTTCTGCTGAAAATAAATTACAGTTTTATGTTCCGAGAGGTTTTGGTCATGGTTTTTCTGTTCTTTCGGAAACTGCTGTTTTCGCCTATAAATGCGATAATTTCTATAATAAAGAATCTGAAGGTGGCGTATTATGGAATGATGGTGACTTACAGATTGACTGGAAGTTGCCAATGGTCGATATCCTACTTTCAGAAAAAGATAAAATACAACCTACCTTTGCAGAAGGTAATTTTTAG
- a CDS encoding glycosyltransferase family 4 protein: MVKKLIMVGTTTQNNQFVNGQSMMFQLLVDQLKEKDIKTVIVDFGKSIDPDFHNNRISGKFQITKLIDNILLIFRMLSVLVGNSNTPVYINTAQSKVGFLRDYIFIHLAKFFKRKVVAHQFGANYTNFYNSQTPSFKIKIKATLDKTDLLIVEGTFAKKQFHFLHDYENKVIAIPNGLPEKIDSTKITSKKIEPQKEIQLLYLSNLIESKGYRDVLEAVNVLVNKLNQNVTAVFAGKFLEDVEDEMFSSASHARSDFFSYLEKNNLQDRVTYHEGLYGEEKAKAFKSAHFFLLPSFYINEGQPVSVLEALAYGCVPIVTNYRLIPDMVNTENGFFVNPKAPAEISQIVNLMIDHPEQYEERSKAGIKYFNEHFTAEKYVENILCLF; the protein is encoded by the coding sequence ATGGTTAAAAAGTTAATAATGGTGGGTACAACCACTCAAAACAACCAGTTTGTAAATGGGCAGTCCATGATGTTTCAGCTGCTCGTAGATCAATTAAAAGAGAAGGATATTAAAACAGTTATTGTAGATTTTGGTAAGTCAATCGACCCTGACTTTCACAACAACAGAATTTCCGGAAAATTTCAGATCACAAAACTTATTGATAATATTTTATTGATCTTTCGAATGTTATCTGTACTTGTAGGTAATTCAAATACACCGGTTTATATCAATACTGCGCAATCTAAGGTAGGTTTTTTAAGAGATTATATTTTCATTCATTTGGCTAAGTTTTTTAAAAGAAAAGTAGTTGCTCATCAGTTTGGTGCCAATTATACTAACTTTTACAATTCTCAAACACCATCGTTTAAAATTAAAATAAAGGCAACTTTGGATAAAACTGATTTGCTTATTGTAGAAGGTACTTTTGCTAAAAAACAATTTCATTTTTTGCATGATTACGAAAATAAAGTCATTGCTATTCCAAATGGTCTTCCGGAAAAAATCGACTCTACAAAGATTACTTCAAAAAAAATAGAACCTCAGAAGGAGATTCAGCTTCTTTATCTAAGTAATTTAATTGAGAGTAAAGGATATCGCGATGTATTGGAGGCTGTAAATGTTTTGGTAAACAAATTAAATCAAAATGTTACTGCCGTTTTTGCGGGTAAATTTTTGGAAGATGTAGAAGATGAAATGTTTTCTTCGGCGTCGCATGCAAGGAGCGATTTTTTCAGTTATTTAGAGAAAAATAACCTTCAGGATCGCGTGACTTATCACGAAGGATTATATGGTGAGGAAAAAGCAAAAGCTTTCAAAAGTGCTCACTTTTTTCTGTTACCGAGTTTTTATATTAATGAGGGGCAGCCGGTTTCTGTTTTAGAAGCTTTGGCATATGGTTGTGTTCCTATAGTTACTAACTACAGGCTAATTCCTGATATGGTCAATACCGAAAATGGATTTTTCGTAAATCCCAAAGCTCCTGCCGAAATTTCACAGATTGTCAACTTAATGATTGATCATCCTGAGCAATATGAAGAGCGCTCTAAGGCAGGTATAAAATACTTTAATGAGCATTTCACCGCAGAAAAGTATGTCGAAAACATATTATGCTTATTTTAA
- a CDS encoding MraY family glycosyltransferase, whose translation MEYVIISVVFFVLMLAYFKIANNYNIIDKPNHRSAHTEITLRGGGIIFPIAYLFFMVSQVTFKHYGLSMNQSVQPNFWIFGAGLLIICAISFIDDLRELSSKIRLVFHFISVTLLLYFINAFQLLPLWAIPICYILIIGILNAYNFMDGINGMSGIYSLIVLGSLWYINQNFITFIDPNFIIYPLLASLVFLFFNFRKKAKCFLGDIGSMGIAFWVIALLALIMFKTGQLKWILFLTVYGADTILTIIERLRLKENIFDAHRRHLYQLFANEKKISHLRVSFAYALIQLVINLFVIFSDLPDWLIFSVILLPAVVLYLLIKINIKKQISISK comes from the coding sequence ATGGAATACGTTATCATCTCTGTCGTTTTTTTTGTACTCATGTTGGCTTATTTCAAAATAGCCAACAATTATAATATCATCGATAAACCCAACCACAGAAGTGCGCACACCGAAATTACCCTTCGAGGTGGCGGAATTATTTTCCCAATAGCCTATTTGTTTTTTATGGTCTCTCAAGTGACTTTTAAACATTATGGGCTTTCTATGAATCAATCAGTACAACCTAATTTCTGGATTTTTGGTGCAGGATTATTAATTATTTGTGCGATTAGTTTTATTGACGATCTTAGAGAATTGTCCAGTAAAATTCGACTGGTCTTTCATTTCATCTCGGTAACCTTACTGCTTTATTTCATTAATGCTTTTCAATTACTGCCTTTGTGGGCAATCCCAATTTGCTATATCTTGATTATTGGTATCCTTAATGCCTATAATTTTATGGATGGAATCAATGGAATGTCCGGAATATATAGTTTGATTGTTTTGGGCTCGTTGTGGTATATTAATCAAAATTTCATCACATTTATCGATCCTAATTTTATTATTTATCCACTACTTGCCAGTTTGGTTTTTCTATTCTTTAATTTTCGGAAAAAAGCAAAGTGTTTCCTGGGAGATATTGGGAGCATGGGAATTGCATTTTGGGTAATCGCGCTTTTGGCATTAATAATGTTTAAAACAGGACAATTGAAATGGATTCTTTTTTTAACAGTTTATGGCGCAGACACTATTCTTACGATTATCGAAAGATTAAGATTGAAAGAAAATATTTTTGACGCACACCGCAGACATCTTTATCAGTTATTTGCAAATGAAAAGAAAATTTCTCATCTCAGGGTGAGTTTTGCGTATGCTTTAATTCAATTAGTAATCAATTTGTTTGTAATCTTTTCAGATTTACCAGATTGGTTGATTTTTTCAGTAATTTTGCTACCGGCCGTTGTCTTGTATTTATTAATAAAAATAAATATTAAAAAACAAATTTCAATTTCTAAATAA
- a CDS encoding NAD-dependent epimerase/dehydratase family protein, with amino-acid sequence MKNIAIIGGHGFIGKNFTHFFLEKNYKITLIGNNSSNKTFPVNVQSVSTNVENTELLIEAVKDAEVIIWLASSLIPGSFNESLALDFDTNIKPVVAFLQKAESSVLKKFIYLSSGGTVYGNIDEPRLWQEKDDKSPISEYGLSKLITENYIKFITNTSNFESYILRPSNVYGKFQNLTKPQGIIGFAFKSLIQQSTIQLYDDGKVVRDFIFVDDLAEAVFKCIEAAAQPSTTHIYNVGSGSPVSIKEIVSKIGSVAQKTVQTELKPSRNFDCEFNVLNIDKIKQDLGWEPKIKIDDGLKVVWEWIKQNGNG; translated from the coding sequence TTGAAAAATATAGCAATCATTGGTGGTCATGGTTTCATTGGGAAAAATTTCACCCATTTTTTTCTTGAAAAGAACTATAAAATTACGCTCATAGGGAACAACTCCAGTAACAAAACATTTCCAGTTAATGTACAATCTGTGAGTACCAATGTCGAAAATACAGAATTGCTTATTGAGGCTGTCAAAGATGCGGAGGTTATTATATGGCTTGCAAGTTCTCTAATTCCAGGATCTTTCAATGAATCACTGGCGCTGGATTTTGATACAAACATTAAACCGGTCGTTGCATTTCTGCAAAAAGCGGAGTCATCAGTTTTGAAAAAATTCATCTATCTTTCTTCTGGAGGCACAGTGTACGGTAATATAGATGAACCTAGACTTTGGCAAGAAAAGGATGATAAATCCCCTATTTCTGAGTACGGACTTTCTAAACTTATCACCGAAAATTATATAAAATTTATAACGAATACTTCAAATTTTGAAAGTTATATTCTTAGACCTTCGAATGTATATGGGAAATTCCAAAATTTAACAAAACCTCAAGGAATTATTGGATTTGCGTTTAAATCACTTATTCAGCAAAGCACCATTCAATTATATGATGATGGCAAAGTTGTACGTGATTTCATATTTGTAGATGATCTGGCAGAAGCTGTTTTCAAATGTATAGAAGCAGCTGCTCAACCGTCCACAACGCACATCTATAATGTGGGATCAGGCAGTCCAGTTAGCATCAAAGAAATTGTCTCCAAAATCGGTTCCGTCGCTCAAAAGACCGTTCAAACAGAGCTAAAACCTTCCCGAAATTTTGATTGTGAATTTAATGTTTTGAATATTGATAAAATAAAACAGGACTTAGGCTGGGAACCTAAGATTAAGATTGATGATGGCTTGAAAGTCGTTTGGGAATGGATAAAACAAAATGGAAATGGTTAA
- a CDS encoding glycosyltransferase family 2 protein, giving the protein MKLSIIIVTFNSMRLIKDCIDSIYKYNDLPDDQLEIIVVDNSSEEEGAVIKKFLEDNYDDKIIFFKNQNLGYGHGNNIGIRAATGDIIAIMNPDVRLKESLFKKAIEHFSDEQVATVGFSQHNGSTDYSYFINPEYFVPVFSSLILKLVNKVKYFNPVKFYLSGAFVFFRKIDFEKIGLYDESIFMYFEEPDVALRLNKLGKKTIFDPSRSYIHLIEVKDAYNVKLLDIGTEAIKIYFTKYKFNLKKYLKRRLLELKFHRILFTLTGNKDRVEMANAYITSLSKLL; this is encoded by the coding sequence ATGAAGTTATCCATCATTATAGTCACTTTTAATTCGATGCGTCTTATAAAAGATTGCATCGATTCCATTTACAAATACAATGATTTGCCAGATGATCAGCTTGAAATTATTGTGGTGGATAATAGCAGTGAAGAAGAAGGAGCCGTCATCAAGAAATTCTTGGAAGATAATTACGATGATAAAATTATCTTTTTTAAAAATCAAAATTTAGGATACGGCCATGGAAATAATATTGGTATTAGAGCTGCGACAGGTGATATTATCGCCATTATGAATCCAGACGTCCGTCTGAAAGAATCCTTATTTAAAAAAGCAATCGAACATTTTTCGGATGAGCAGGTTGCCACTGTAGGTTTTAGTCAGCACAATGGTTCAACTGATTATTCGTACTTTATTAACCCAGAATATTTTGTACCCGTATTTTCAAGTCTCATTTTGAAATTGGTGAATAAAGTAAAGTATTTTAATCCGGTAAAATTTTATTTATCGGGAGCTTTTGTTTTCTTCCGAAAAATTGATTTCGAAAAAATAGGCCTTTATGATGAATCGATCTTTATGTATTTTGAAGAGCCTGATGTTGCACTTAGACTGAATAAGTTAGGAAAAAAAACTATTTTTGATCCTTCCAGATCATATATCCATTTAATTGAAGTGAAAGATGCTTATAATGTAAAACTCTTGGATATCGGTACAGAAGCGATTAAAATTTATTTTACGAAATACAAATTCAACCTAAAAAAATATCTTAAAAGGAGACTTTTAGAATTAAAATTTCATAGGATTTTATTTACCCTAACCGGCAATAAAGATCGGGTTGAGATGGCAAATGCCTATATCACTTCATTAAGTAAATTACTGTAA
- a CDS encoding lipopolysaccharide biosynthesis protein produces MEYQKKQLVNGVIWSGIDKLGVVVVQLLLEIILARHLLPKDYGVIGMATIFIALGILFSESGFSSALIQKQNRTETDFSTAFYFNLAISVCFVALVFLIAPFAADFFNTPILKNVLRILSLGIILNALVMVHKTKLSISLDFKTQAKISFVSLLVSGCLGVYLAINDYGVWSLVAQILGQNLITTVLFFVVVKWIPLRVFSRESFSHMFTFGSKILAAGLLQSVYTNLYYLFIGKRMSASTLGLYTKANQFTFMPASLISGVLQRVMFPFFSSFQNDDDKIFNFNQQYTRLVCLFVFPIFNYLCIFSTPLVYIGLSDRWMQIIPILQILSACYIFQPIIVNNMVLFQVKNKVKLYFKVELITKIIGVIILLVTFRYGIIALCYGLLLQLILQLIITSLYCQSILRKGMAAQLLVILPYIFFSVSMWLILHLINSRLNMQMQLILGSFVFICLYLFFYFTVFKSKILTIYKLLKKD; encoded by the coding sequence ATGGAATACCAGAAAAAGCAACTTGTTAATGGAGTCATTTGGAGTGGTATTGATAAATTAGGAGTAGTTGTTGTACAGCTACTCCTGGAAATTATATTGGCGAGGCACCTTTTACCTAAAGATTACGGGGTAATTGGGATGGCAACTATTTTTATTGCGTTAGGTATTTTGTTTTCAGAGAGTGGGTTTTCCAGCGCTTTGATTCAAAAACAAAACAGAACGGAGACCGATTTTTCAACCGCATTTTATTTTAATCTCGCAATCTCTGTATGTTTTGTAGCGTTGGTATTTCTTATAGCCCCTTTTGCCGCAGATTTTTTTAATACCCCTATCCTTAAAAATGTTTTACGAATTTTATCATTAGGTATTATTTTGAATGCCTTGGTAATGGTGCATAAAACCAAATTAAGTATTAGTTTAGACTTTAAGACCCAGGCTAAAATTTCGTTTGTGTCTTTATTGGTTTCAGGATGCCTAGGAGTTTATTTAGCTATCAATGACTATGGAGTGTGGTCGTTGGTTGCACAAATATTAGGACAAAATCTTATAACAACTGTTTTGTTTTTTGTCGTTGTGAAATGGATTCCATTAAGGGTGTTTTCCAGGGAGTCATTTTCGCATATGTTTACATTTGGATCAAAGATATTGGCTGCAGGTTTACTACAAAGTGTCTATACTAATTTGTACTATTTGTTTATTGGTAAAAGAATGTCGGCTTCAACATTAGGATTGTATACAAAAGCCAATCAATTTACGTTTATGCCAGCTTCTTTAATCAGCGGTGTATTACAAAGGGTGATGTTTCCTTTTTTTTCTTCCTTTCAAAATGACGATGATAAAATATTTAATTTTAATCAACAATACACGAGATTAGTTTGCTTATTTGTTTTTCCCATTTTCAATTATCTCTGTATTTTCTCAACGCCTTTGGTATATATTGGTTTGTCAGATAGATGGATGCAGATAATTCCGATACTACAGATTTTATCAGCATGCTATATTTTTCAACCAATTATTGTTAATAATATGGTGCTATTTCAAGTTAAGAATAAAGTAAAATTGTATTTTAAAGTTGAATTAATAACAAAAATTATAGGTGTTATTATTCTTCTTGTAACTTTTAGATATGGTATTATTGCACTTTGCTACGGATTATTATTGCAGCTTATATTACAATTAATTATTACCTCATTATATTGTCAATCTATTTTGAGAAAAGGAATGGCTGCTCAATTATTAGTTATACTTCCATACATATTCTTTTCAGTGTCAATGTGGTTAATATTACATTTAATTAATAGTAGATTGAATATGCAAATGCAATTAATACTAGGAAGTTTTGTTTTTATATGTTTATATTTATTTTTTTATTTTACGGTATTCAAATCTAAAATATTAACAATATACAAGTTGCTAAAGAAGGACTAG